Proteins encoded within one genomic window of Cydia pomonella isolate Wapato2018A chromosome 12, ilCydPomo1, whole genome shotgun sequence:
- the LOC133523469 gene encoding uncharacterized protein LOC133523469, producing the protein MADTLESGSEGAGEAGEAATPHGIVKCLKLPLPENILAYLEKRELVRDDQIKPCNSLAEKVTSNYIIAKEIISNLCWQEKMLAKLVCSTWLSAVHTLEREQLGPADFVMDLHSCCSSRVGIEYKKSANFATEPLAVLTFANTAGFNITCKCKVICPIPCMPPCEKEHCLLDLVQRYVSAPKDCMLTVRAQYLSYMPLPQSITYEHAITRHMFVRSNPFIGGVYIPKLPDVQFHVINIKSKGDIKSDFYREIDRISETRIFKGVIVYVTEKYLLHSVQDIVFLNYLKEVQPDVPYALGGCIIEDTMFEQSDLNHIVNQVNEGKDFITENLISIGLFSVPKGEDSKEKVDRYNFEVYSLIIDTSDWAKSRISSAITQFAGQVPRFEHSVAIKLSCLGRDQKHEVEQDYFRASFPQTRIAGCYGNGELGINHPPRQPEKSPNPAKRVCQDTGPHFGIMYSYSTVFMYIGWGKSSAPVEPSASLEKTRSKTQARFRTN; encoded by the exons ATGGCAGACACTCTCGAGTCTGGGAGCGAGGGCGCCGGAGAGGCTGGCGAGGCAGCAACACCTCATGGGATTGTAAAATGTCTGAAACTACCACTGCCTGAAAACATTTTAGCTTATCTAGAAAAAAGGGAATTAGTAAGGGATGATCAGATTAAACCTTGTAATAGTTTGGCCGAAAAAGTTACTTCTAATTATATTATAGCCAAAGAAATTATTAGCAACTTGTGCTGGCAGGAGAAGATGCTAGCAAAGCTTGTGTGCAGCACATGGCTTTCTGCTGTACATACATTGGAACGGGAGCAACTCGGTCCTGCAGACTTTGTAATGGATTTGCATTCATGCTGCTCATCTAGAGTGGGGATAGAGTACAAGAAGTCTGCCAACTTTGCTACGGAGCCCTTGGCTGTACTAACCTTTGCAAACACGGCTGGTTTCAATATAACATGCAAATGTAAAGTCATTTGCCCCATTCCTTGTATGCCTCCCTGTGAAAAGGAACACTGCT TGCTGGACCTGGTGCAGAGATATGTGAGTGCTCCAAAAGATTGTATGCTGACAGTGCGAGCTCAGTACCTCTCATACATGCCACTACCACAGTCTATAACTTATGAACATGCAATCACTCGCCACATGTTTGTCCGCTCTAATCCATTCATCGGAGGAGTCTACATCCCAAAGCTACCTGATGTACAATTCCATGTAATAAACATAAAGTCTAAAGGAGATATAAAATCTGATTTCTATAGAGAAATAGACAGGATCTCAGAAACTAGAATCTTCAAGGGAGTCATTGTTTATGTAACAGAGAAATATCTTTTGCACTCAGTGCAGGATATTGTATTCTTAAATTACTTAAAGGAGGT GCAACCTGATGTTCCATATGCTTTGGGAGGATGCATAATTGAGGATACAATGTTTGAACAGAGTGATCTAAATCACATTGTAAACCAAGTAAATGAGGGCAAAGACTTCATCACAGAGAATCTTATCTCAATCGGGCTGTTTTCAGTACCAAAGGGCGAAGATAGCAAGGAGAAAGTTGATAGGTACAACTTTGAAGTGTACTCACTTATCATTGATACCTCGGACTGGGCCAAATCAAGAATAAGCAGTGCAATCACTCAG TTTGCAGGACAAGTGCCGAGGTTCGAACACAGCGTGGCAATCAAACTCTCCTGCCTCGGACGTGACCAAAAGCACGAAGTTGAGCAGGACTACTTTCGAGCATCGTTTCCACAAACCCGCATCGCCGGCTGCTACGGGAACGGCGAGCTCGGCATCAACCACCCGCCGAGGCAGCCCGAGAAATCTCCGAACCCTGCCAAACGTGTCTGCCAAGACACGGGCCCTCACTTTGGAATTATGTACTCATATTCCACGGTTTTCATGTATATTGGCTGGGGAAAGAGCTCAGCTCCTGTGGAACCGTCGGCAAGCCTTGAAAAGACACGCAGCAAGACTCAAGCACGATTTCGAACGAATTAG
- the LOC133523470 gene encoding protein cornichon homolog 4: MILGETLLFSLSLIDSGAILFLLVYFIITLSDLECDYLNAQECCDKLNYWLLPKYIGHSFMTFLLLLHGQLLLFLLNLPMLIWLTYEYFTIPQGNLGAYDPAEIHNRGQLKKHLRDVMIYVGYYLIFFFIYLYCFILAILKGDPLNRHADDEIVTEL, encoded by the coding sequence ATGATATTAGGCGAAACTCTGTTGTTTTCTTTGTCTCTAATCGATAGTGgagcaatattatttttgttagtttattttatcattACCCTATCCGACTTAGAATGTGATTACTTGAACGCTCAAGAATGTTGTGACAAACTAAACTATTGGCTGCTACCAAAATATATAGGACATTCGTTTATgacttttcttttattactgCACGGGCAGCTGCTACTATTCCTGCTAAATCTGCCTATGCTCATATGGTTAACTTACGAATATTTTACTATACCACAAGGTAATCTTGGAGCCTACGATCCAGCCGAAATACACAACCGCGGACAACTAAAGAAGCACTTGCGCGATGTGATGATCTATGTCGGGTATTACTTGATATTTTTCTTCATTTATCTGTACTGCTTTATACTAGCCATTCTAAAAGGCGATCCACTAAATCGACACGCCGATGACGAGATCGTAACAGAGCTATAG